Proteins encoded by one window of Synechococcus sp. WH 7805:
- a CDS encoding PP2C family protein-serine/threonine phosphatase: protein MSSKPPRRHPASPARSASQQPLTATASLRQLLDSLVREQRSNQELLVSLGFALRSFTNLNRFLELVPVVAARLVGVEGALLVPFQGDGRLWADQIQMLPGVRSASLLQTLSQHEPGRSAGFGSDDALVLALDRLVQGQLGSAGMFATSVVARGRQRGRLYVFEPKGSLVWSDVHRRQVQLVADLTGVAIENDQMLQEARRHERVDRQLSIGAEIQAQLLPDHCPVIEGVELAARCRPAFQVGGDYYDFIPTRPELIGRRRERGRWALVMGDVMGKGVPAGLLMTMLRGMLRAEVLSGLPPDRILHDLNQLALEDLSQSHRFVTLFYSDFDPRTRRLRFANAAHNPPLIWRAQQRTISRLDAPGLLIGLQPEADYGTGSVVLEPGDVLLYYTDGVTEAPGITGDRFDEARLIRSLESACRSGSGSQGILDQLFDRLDRFVGADRQLEDDASMVVLKVREEVMLPSVSRSPA, encoded by the coding sequence GTGAGCAGCAAGCCACCACGGCGACATCCGGCCTCTCCTGCCCGTAGTGCTAGTCAGCAGCCCCTGACGGCTACGGCATCACTGCGTCAGCTTCTCGACAGCTTGGTTCGCGAACAACGCTCCAACCAGGAGCTGTTGGTGTCGCTCGGGTTTGCTCTGCGCAGTTTCACCAACCTCAACCGTTTTCTCGAACTCGTCCCCGTTGTGGCAGCCCGCCTGGTTGGCGTTGAAGGCGCACTTCTGGTGCCGTTTCAGGGGGATGGCCGCCTCTGGGCGGATCAGATTCAAATGCTCCCCGGCGTGCGTTCGGCGTCGCTACTTCAGACGTTGAGCCAGCACGAACCTGGCCGGTCTGCAGGCTTCGGCTCTGATGACGCTCTTGTGCTGGCGCTGGATCGGCTGGTTCAGGGTCAGTTGGGGTCTGCCGGGATGTTCGCCACCTCTGTGGTGGCGAGAGGCCGGCAGCGGGGTCGTCTTTACGTGTTTGAGCCCAAAGGGTCTCTGGTGTGGAGCGACGTGCATCGCCGGCAGGTGCAACTGGTTGCTGATCTCACCGGTGTCGCGATTGAAAATGACCAGATGCTGCAGGAAGCCAGGCGCCATGAGCGCGTGGATCGTCAGCTCAGCATCGGCGCGGAGATCCAGGCCCAGCTCCTGCCGGATCATTGCCCAGTGATTGAAGGGGTGGAGCTGGCGGCGCGCTGTCGGCCGGCGTTTCAAGTGGGTGGCGATTACTACGACTTCATTCCAACGCGCCCCGAGTTGATCGGACGTCGCCGGGAACGGGGTCGCTGGGCCCTGGTGATGGGTGATGTGATGGGCAAGGGGGTACCCGCGGGGCTGCTGATGACCATGCTTCGCGGCATGTTGCGGGCCGAGGTGCTGAGTGGATTACCGCCGGATCGGATTCTTCACGATCTCAATCAGCTGGCTCTTGAGGATCTGTCCCAGTCCCATCGCTTCGTGACTCTCTTTTATTCGGATTTCGATCCGCGGACCCGTCGGTTGCGCTTTGCCAATGCCGCACACAATCCGCCTTTGATCTGGCGTGCTCAGCAACGCACGATCAGCCGTCTGGATGCGCCGGGATTGTTGATTGGCTTGCAGCCCGAGGCGGATTACGGCACCGGCTCCGTCGTTTTGGAACCAGGAGATGTGCTGCTGTATTACACCGATGGGGTCACCGAAGCTCCAGGCATCACCGGGGATCGTTTTGATGAAGCAAGGTTGATCCGCAGCCTGGAATCAGCCTGCCGTTCAGGTTCAGGCTCCCAGGGAATTCTCGATCAGTTGTTCGATCGCCTGGATCGTTTCGTGGGGGCCGATCGTCAGCTGGAAGATGATGCGTCGATGGTGGTGTTGAAGGTGCGCGAGGAGGTGATGCTCCCCTCGGTATCCCGTTCTCCGGCCTGA
- the ftsY gene encoding signal recognition particle-docking protein FtsY, whose translation MVYDWFNRQSETAPTQPPADSDATSQEPQQETAANADDDPLEWARQAYARLKAQKEQANAIVAEPVPESNPAAESESQPESAAEPEPAEAEPAPVAGLSLLEQAAAQRQERQQQLEQEPEVAAQPIAEAEATDNADRDEEPSLGEFDDTFTWSAEVLAAQGRQAGQVTLEEIDWLGRLRQGLEKTRQGFVTGLLENLGDDPLTPEVLDDLESLLLRADAGVKATDQVLDALRKRMNEQVVDPSEGIRFLKEQLRDLLDAPIKSSGVELLAPQRGQLNVWLMVGVNGVGKTTTLGKLANLAVRSGYSAMIAAADTFRAAAVQQVQVWGDRSDVPVVANPSANADPAAVVFDAIGAARSKSTDLVLVDTAGRLQTKHNLMEELNKIRRVVDRLAPDATVESLLVLDASQGQNGLKQAMAFARAAGLTGVVITKLDGTARGGVALAVASEAGLPIRFIGAGEGIRDLRPFNSFEFVEALLAGR comes from the coding sequence ATGGTCTACGACTGGTTCAACCGGCAGTCTGAGACTGCCCCAACTCAGCCCCCGGCAGATTCCGACGCCACATCGCAGGAACCGCAGCAGGAAACGGCTGCCAATGCCGACGACGATCCTCTGGAGTGGGCACGGCAGGCTTACGCCCGTTTGAAAGCGCAGAAAGAGCAGGCCAACGCGATCGTTGCGGAACCGGTTCCTGAATCAAACCCCGCAGCTGAATCTGAATCCCAACCTGAATCCGCAGCAGAGCCAGAGCCAGCCGAGGCAGAGCCAGCACCCGTTGCTGGTTTGTCCCTGCTCGAGCAGGCCGCGGCCCAACGCCAAGAACGACAGCAGCAACTCGAACAGGAGCCGGAGGTTGCCGCTCAACCGATTGCTGAGGCAGAGGCAACTGATAACGCCGATCGCGACGAGGAGCCAAGTCTTGGTGAGTTCGACGACACCTTCACTTGGTCTGCGGAGGTGCTGGCCGCCCAGGGCCGTCAGGCAGGCCAGGTCACCTTGGAGGAGATCGACTGGCTCGGTCGTTTGCGGCAAGGCCTGGAGAAAACCCGACAGGGTTTTGTTACCGGGCTTCTGGAGAATCTGGGTGATGACCCCCTCACCCCGGAGGTGCTCGATGATCTGGAGTCATTGCTGCTTCGCGCCGACGCCGGGGTGAAGGCCACCGATCAGGTGCTGGATGCGTTGCGCAAGCGCATGAACGAGCAGGTGGTGGATCCAAGCGAAGGCATTCGTTTTCTCAAGGAGCAGCTTCGAGATCTTTTAGATGCTCCGATCAAGTCCAGCGGCGTTGAACTTCTCGCACCTCAGCGTGGTCAGCTCAATGTTTGGCTGATGGTCGGTGTCAATGGCGTAGGGAAGACCACAACCCTCGGCAAGTTGGCCAATCTGGCGGTACGCAGCGGCTATTCCGCGATGATTGCTGCCGCCGATACGTTCCGGGCGGCGGCGGTTCAGCAGGTGCAGGTTTGGGGTGATCGCAGCGATGTTCCGGTGGTGGCCAACCCTTCGGCGAATGCGGATCCTGCAGCCGTGGTGTTTGATGCCATCGGGGCTGCCCGATCCAAAAGCACGGATCTGGTGCTGGTGGACACCGCCGGTCGCCTGCAGACCAAACACAACCTGATGGAAGAACTCAACAAGATTCGCAGGGTTGTGGATCGCTTGGCCCCTGACGCAACCGTGGAATCCCTGCTTGTGCTCGATGCCAGCCAAGGTCAGAACGGTCTCAAACAAGCCATGGCTTTTGCTCGCGCAGCCGGGCTGACCGGGGTGGTGATCACCAAACTTGATGGCACGGCTCGGGGGGGTGTTGCTCTGGCTGTTGCTTCGGAAGCCGGGCTTCCCATCCGTTTCATCGGTGCCGGGGAAGGAATCCGTGATCTGCGGCCTTTCAACAGTTTCGAATTCGTTGAAGCGCTGCTCGCCGGTCGCTGA
- the nusB gene encoding transcription antitermination factor NusB, with translation MQTRSLSRELALLVLSQCAERDRSLSLDSLEALLQKALESLMQHWREVLDRCAADLEKAQQSLLDSELQEGSKAAVMPVRDHLRESLSNAEQVLNGLSASLELPRLLALADQEMVQKEAMRRVQLVLDARASLDDQLDGVMEGWRLSRLPRIDRDILRLAVVDLQTMKTPASVACSEAVELANRYSDEQGRRMINGVLRRLQNASSQAVS, from the coding sequence ATGCAGACCCGTTCCCTCTCCCGTGAGCTCGCCTTGCTTGTGCTCAGCCAGTGCGCCGAGCGGGACCGTTCCCTTTCTTTGGATTCTCTCGAGGCTCTTCTTCAGAAGGCCCTGGAGAGTTTGATGCAGCACTGGCGCGAGGTTCTCGATCGATGTGCTGCCGATCTGGAGAAGGCCCAGCAGTCGTTGTTAGACAGTGAGCTGCAGGAGGGTTCAAAGGCTGCAGTCATGCCGGTCCGTGATCATTTGCGTGAATCCTTATCCAATGCGGAGCAGGTGCTGAATGGTCTCTCGGCAAGCCTTGAGTTGCCCAGATTGTTGGCTCTGGCTGATCAGGAGATGGTGCAGAAGGAGGCGATGCGCAGGGTTCAACTGGTCCTCGATGCCCGTGCATCCCTTGATGACCAGCTGGATGGGGTAATGGAGGGTTGGCGTCTCAGCCGCCTTCCCCGCATCGATCGCGACATCCTCCGCCTTGCTGTTGTTGATCTGCAGACGATGAAGACGCCTGCGTCTGTCGCTTGCAGTGAAGCCGTTGAGCTTGCCAACCGTTACAGCGATGAGCAGGGTCGCCGCATGATCAATGGGGTGCTGCGCCGCCTGCAGAATGCCTCTTCCCAGGCAGTGTCCTGA